In a genomic window of Flavobacterium sp. KACC 22761:
- a CDS encoding aminotransferase class V-fold PLP-dependent enzyme yields MNAIEPTTKPTESECYFSKFRENTLGIEHTFESVYGEQNLIYADWVASGRLYVPIEDIMLNKVGPMIANTHSFSSQTGKASTYAYQQARDIIKKSVNANQSDVLVATGTGMTAALSKLQRIIGLRKNHHKGNNDKPVVFITHMEHHSNQVSWYETNADVVILPPDENNLVDPAILSSELKKYANRSVKIGSFTACSNVTGIITPYHELAKIMHQNGGLCFVDFAASAPYVKIDMHPQDPEQQLDAIFFSPHKFLGGPGTCGVLVFNEKLYQSDFPDNPGGGNVKWTNPLGKYSYSDIIEVREDGGTPGFLQVIRTALALELKEKMGVENIAEREKELLEFCFFKLQKIQGLSILGDLKSKRIGCVSFVIEDIHYNLIVRLLNDRFGIQVRGGWSCASTYAHYLFNIDEKRSKAITTELLQKNQTNKPGWVRLSLHPIMTNEELSFICNAIQQVASNYKKWQKDYEYNPVTNEFENPRIQDTIAREVKEWFDLE; encoded by the coding sequence ATGAATGCTATTGAGCCAACAACAAAACCAACAGAATCGGAGTGTTACTTTTCTAAATTTAGAGAAAACACATTAGGAATTGAACATACTTTCGAATCGGTTTATGGAGAACAAAATTTGATTTATGCAGATTGGGTTGCCAGCGGAAGATTATACGTCCCGATTGAAGATATTATGCTCAATAAAGTTGGCCCAATGATTGCCAATACGCATTCGTTTTCTAGCCAAACCGGAAAAGCCTCGACTTATGCATACCAGCAAGCTCGAGACATTATTAAAAAATCGGTTAATGCAAATCAGTCTGATGTTTTAGTGGCTACAGGAACCGGAATGACGGCAGCTTTGTCAAAATTGCAGCGCATTATTGGTTTGAGAAAAAATCATCACAAAGGAAATAATGACAAACCTGTAGTTTTTATTACGCACATGGAACATCATTCGAATCAGGTTTCTTGGTATGAAACCAATGCTGATGTCGTAATTTTGCCTCCAGATGAAAATAACTTAGTCGATCCCGCTATTCTTTCTTCAGAATTAAAAAAATATGCTAACAGAAGTGTAAAAATCGGTTCGTTTACGGCATGTTCGAATGTTACTGGAATTATTACGCCTTATCATGAATTAGCCAAAATCATGCATCAAAACGGTGGATTGTGCTTTGTAGATTTTGCCGCTTCGGCGCCTTACGTCAAAATCGATATGCATCCACAAGATCCAGAACAGCAATTAGATGCCATTTTCTTTTCGCCACATAAATTTTTGGGCGGACCGGGAACTTGCGGTGTTTTGGTTTTTAATGAAAAACTATATCAATCTGATTTTCCTGATAATCCAGGCGGAGGAAACGTAAAGTGGACAAATCCGTTGGGTAAATATTCATACAGCGATATAATTGAGGTAAGAGAAGATGGAGGAACTCCGGGATTTTTGCAAGTGATTCGAACTGCTTTGGCTTTGGAACTAAAAGAAAAAATGGGAGTTGAAAACATTGCAGAAAGGGAGAAAGAACTACTAGAGTTTTGTTTTTTTAAACTTCAAAAAATACAAGGATTGTCAATTTTGGGAGATTTAAAAAGCAAGCGAATAGGTTGTGTTTCATTTGTGATCGAAGATATTCACTATAATCTGATTGTAAGACTTTTAAATGATCGTTTTGGAATTCAGGTTCGTGGCGGTTGGTCATGCGCGAGCACTTATGCGCACTATCTTTTTAATATCGACGAAAAGCGATCAAAGGCCATTACAACTGAGTTGCTTCAGAAAAACCAGACGAATAAACCAGGCTGGGTTCGTTTGTCGCTTCATCCAATAATGACAAATGAAGAGCTTTCCTTTATTTGTAATGCAATTCAGCAAGTGGCTTCAAATTATAAAAAATGGCAAAAAGATTATGAGTATAATCCTGTGACAAATGAGTTTGAAAATCCTAGAATTCAAGATACAATTGCAAGAGAAGTTAAGGAATGGTTTGATTTGGAATAG
- the metN gene encoding methionine ABC transporter ATP-binding protein MetN → MIELKNVTKTFHQKDRVVTALSDVSLRVPPGKIFGVIGTSGAGKSTLIRCVNLLERPTSGEIIVDGKALMQLSNAELAIERREIGMIFQHFNLLSSRTVFENVAFPLELAGTSKSEIKTRVLELLELVGLAEKANDYPASLSGGQKQRVAIARTLANNPKVLLCDEATSALDPATTRSILNLLKDINKRLNITILLITHQMEVVKSICDEVAVISHGKLIEQGSVGEIFADPKHELTKEFISSSLHIEVPSVYQEKLQKEDNGNLNPLLKLEMTGKSVNEPVISEVSRLFDTDFKIVSAQMDQAGEVNFGVMLIELSGKRENYNAAIQYFNSKHIKTEIIGYV, encoded by the coding sequence ATGATTGAATTAAAAAATGTAACCAAAACTTTTCACCAGAAAGATAGAGTTGTAACGGCTTTGTCTGATGTCTCGTTGAGAGTTCCGCCGGGGAAAATTTTTGGTGTTATTGGAACTTCGGGTGCGGGAAAAAGTACCTTGATCCGTTGTGTGAATTTGTTGGAAAGACCAACTTCGGGTGAAATTATTGTGGATGGAAAGGCTTTGATGCAGTTATCAAATGCTGAATTGGCAATTGAAAGAAGAGAAATCGGAATGATTTTTCAGCATTTCAATTTATTGTCTTCTCGAACTGTTTTCGAAAATGTTGCATTTCCATTGGAATTGGCCGGAACTTCAAAAAGCGAAATCAAAACTCGCGTTTTAGAATTATTAGAATTGGTTGGTTTGGCAGAAAAAGCAAACGATTATCCAGCAAGTCTTTCGGGTGGGCAAAAACAAAGAGTTGCGATTGCGAGAACTTTGGCCAATAATCCAAAAGTATTATTGTGTGATGAAGCAACAAGCGCTCTGGATCCTGCAACAACGCGTTCGATTTTGAATTTATTGAAAGACATCAACAAACGTTTGAATATTACCATTTTGCTGATTACGCATCAAATGGAAGTGGTAAAATCAATTTGTGATGAAGTTGCGGTCATTAGCCACGGAAAATTAATAGAACAAGGAAGTGTGGGAGAAATTTTTGCCGACCCAAAGCATGAATTGACCAAGGAATTCATTTCGTCTTCTCTGCATATTGAAGTTCCATCGGTTTATCAGGAAAAGTTGCAAAAAGAAGATAACGGAAATCTGAATCCGTTATTGAAACTGGAAATGACAGGAAAATCGGTTAACGAGCCTGTAATTTCAGAAGTTTCAAGACTTTTTGATACTGATTTCAAGATTGTTAGCGCACAAATGGATCAAGCAGGCGAGGTTAATTTTGGCGTTATGTTGATCGAACTTTCAGGAAAACGCGAAAATTATAACGCAGCGATTCAATATTTTAATTCAAAACACATTAAAACAGAAATTATAGGTTATGTCTGA
- a CDS encoding methionine ABC transporter permease MetI — protein MSDSIIDLLVKGTWETIVMTFVSGFFGFLIGLPTGILLFLTRKNQILEQPVLNRVLSVLVNVFRSIPFIILIVWMIPFTRAIVGTSIGVSAALVPLSIGAAPFIARLVENSLLSLPSGLIEAARALGATPFQIVYKVLLPEALPSLINTASITLITLVGYSAMGGAVGAGGLGQVGYQYGYIGYDAVTMNSVLGLLVILVFLIQFAGDRLSKRFDHR, from the coding sequence ATGTCTGATTCAATTATAGATTTATTAGTAAAAGGAACTTGGGAAACCATTGTTATGACTTTTGTTTCTGGATTTTTCGGGTTTTTAATTGGCCTTCCAACCGGAATTTTGCTTTTTCTTACGCGTAAAAACCAAATTTTGGAACAACCGGTTTTAAATAGAGTTTTATCTGTTTTGGTAAATGTTTTTCGTTCCATTCCATTCATTATTTTAATTGTTTGGATGATTCCGTTTACACGCGCTATTGTAGGAACTTCTATTGGGGTTAGTGCGGCATTAGTTCCGTTGAGTATTGGCGCGGCGCCGTTTATTGCGCGTTTGGTTGAAAACTCTTTGTTGAGTCTTCCTTCAGGATTGATTGAAGCGGCAAGAGCCTTAGGCGCAACACCTTTTCAAATTGTGTATAAAGTTTTGCTTCCAGAAGCTTTGCCTTCATTAATTAATACGGCTTCAATTACATTAATTACGCTTGTAGGTTATTCTGCAATGGGCGGAGCAGTGGGTGCCGGTGGATTAGGACAAGTTGGATATCAGTACGGATATATTGGCTATGATGCGGTGACTATGAACTCGGTTTTAGGATTATTGGTGATTTTGGTATTCCTCATCCAGTTTGCAGGAGATCGATTATCAAAGCGTTTCGATCATCGATAG
- the metQ gene encoding methionine ABC transporter substrate-binding lipoprotein MetQ, producing MKNKLNILRTAGVLALAIVLSNCGKEKNNDPHFIKVGVASGPELKVAEAAKKVAKEKFGLEVELVSFNDYVIPNEALSQGDIDANAFQHKPYLDEQSKQRGYKLAIIGKTFVYPIAAYSKKIKNLSELKNESTIIIPNDPTNGGRSLLLLQKNGLLKLKDGVGLLPKVTDIISNPKNLKILELEAPQLPRALDDANVSIAIINNTFASAAGLVPSRDALFVEDKESPYVNLVVSREDNKNEEKVKQFLQAFQSPEVEKAAEQEFKGGAVKGW from the coding sequence ATGAAAAACAAACTAAATATTTTAAGAACAGCCGGAGTTTTGGCTTTGGCGATTGTGTTATCAAATTGCGGAAAAGAAAAAAATAATGATCCGCATTTTATAAAAGTAGGTGTTGCTTCGGGGCCAGAATTAAAAGTGGCGGAAGCAGCAAAAAAAGTAGCAAAAGAAAAATTCGGATTAGAAGTAGAATTGGTTTCTTTCAACGATTATGTTATCCCAAATGAAGCGTTGAGCCAAGGCGATATCGATGCGAACGCTTTTCAGCATAAACCTTATTTAGATGAGCAATCTAAGCAAAGAGGTTATAAATTGGCAATCATCGGAAAAACATTTGTTTATCCAATTGCAGCTTATTCTAAAAAGATAAAAAACCTTTCAGAATTGAAAAACGAAAGCACAATTATTATTCCGAATGACCCAACAAACGGAGGACGTTCTTTATTGCTTTTGCAAAAAAATGGTTTATTGAAATTGAAAGATGGAGTTGGTTTATTGCCGAAAGTAACAGATATTATTAGCAATCCTAAAAACTTAAAAATTTTAGAGTTAGAAGCGCCTCAATTGCCACGTGCTTTAGACGATGCGAATGTTTCTATTGCGATTATCAATAATACATTTGCATCTGCTGCCGGATTAGTTCCTTCTCGTGATGCTTTGTTTGTTGAAGATAAAGAATCGCCTTACGTAAATTTGGTGGTGAGCCGCGAAGACAATAAAAACGAAGAGAAAGTAAAACAGTTTTTGCAGGCTTTTCAATCTCCTGAAGTTGAAAAAGCAGCGGAACAAGAATTTAAAGGTGGAGCGGTAAAAGGCTGGTAA
- a CDS encoding DcaP family trimeric outer membrane transporter: protein MKKKCLRMVKIRCLAIVASFLTINLMHGQDDGAKKSMEIYGFIMTDIGYNFNQIQSDWYDVVRPTKLPSYKDQYGPDGNYYASVRQTRFGIKNYFDTGIGELKTQFEFELFGTGVDAGQTTFRLRHAYAELGKFGAGQTWSPFMDIDVFPNTLEYWGPTGMVFFRNIQIRYMPIQGDTRLTIALERPGASADQGIYADRIELQGVKARFPFPDLSAEYRHAFNWGYLELAGILRKIEWKDQNNDQYDLSGDALGWGLNLSTNVKFGKNDVFRGQVVYGEGIQNYMNDAPVDIGIENTGNPTRPVKGVALPLLGVVAFLDHSWNDKFTSSIGYSMIDIDNSNAMTNDAFKKGQYIVGNVLYSPAKNCLIGGEFQWGDRDNFRDGWSTSITKVQFSFKYNFSETFYRKNQ, encoded by the coding sequence ATGAAAAAAAAGTGTTTGCGTATGGTCAAGATTAGATGTCTGGCCATTGTTGCCAGCTTTCTAACCATAAATCTCATGCATGGCCAGGATGATGGAGCAAAAAAGAGCATGGAAATCTATGGTTTCATTATGACCGATATTGGTTATAATTTTAATCAGATTCAATCCGATTGGTACGATGTTGTCCGACCAACAAAACTGCCATCTTACAAAGATCAATACGGCCCGGACGGGAATTATTATGCATCTGTGCGCCAAACAAGATTTGGAATCAAAAATTATTTTGATACCGGAATTGGCGAATTAAAAACACAATTTGAATTTGAATTGTTTGGAACTGGAGTTGATGCTGGTCAAACTACATTCCGTTTGCGTCATGCTTATGCTGAATTAGGCAAATTTGGAGCTGGACAAACTTGGAGCCCGTTCATGGATATTGATGTTTTTCCAAATACATTAGAATATTGGGGCCCAACCGGAATGGTGTTTTTTAGAAACATTCAAATTCGTTATATGCCAATTCAAGGTGATACTCGTTTGACAATTGCGTTAGAAAGACCAGGGGCAAGTGCTGATCAGGGAATTTATGCAGATCGTATCGAACTTCAAGGTGTAAAAGCAAGATTTCCGTTTCCAGATTTATCTGCAGAATATCGCCACGCATTCAATTGGGGGTATCTTGAGTTAGCAGGTATCTTAAGAAAAATTGAATGGAAAGATCAAAACAATGACCAATATGATTTATCAGGTGATGCACTTGGATGGGGTTTGAATTTGAGTACGAATGTCAAATTTGGCAAAAATGATGTTTTCAGAGGACAGGTCGTTTACGGAGAAGGAATCCAGAACTACATGAATGATGCTCCTGTTGATATCGGAATTGAAAACACAGGGAACCCAACAAGGCCTGTAAAAGGTGTTGCACTGCCTTTGCTTGGAGTAGTCGCTTTTCTTGATCATTCCTGGAACGACAAATTCACAAGTTCAATAGGTTATTCAATGATTGACATTGATAACTCTAATGCAATGACTAATGATGCCTTCAAAAAAGGCCAATATATTGTTGGAAATGTACTTTATTCACCAGCAAAAAACTGCTTAATTGGTGGAGAATTTCAATGGGGAGACCGAGATAACTTTAGAGACGGCTGGAGCACTTCGATCACAAAAGTGCAGTTTTCATTTAAATACAATTTCTCAGAAACATTTTATAGAAAAAATCAATAG